The genomic region TGATTACAAGTTTGAACTGTGAAGTTTTTAACTTAGGACTTTGATATTTTCTCATACTATTCATGCACAAATTAAATAACTTGTTCTGAAAATATAATCTATTTAAGACTGAAGCTTTAAATCTGCATCTTGATATATACATATAATATACATAGATACTGCATATTTTCAAATTGTTTTCTGTAGATTTTAGCAATTTCATTTACTATTTATCTCTGCTGTTTAAATGTTCTGATTCAACATGACCACACAATGTTCAAGGTGTAAAAAAATTTTTACAAATTACTCTTAACAAAGCAATAATGTAAGAAAGTGGGTCCTGTTGCAATGTCCACATACTGACATTTTCTATACATACCCATACACGTGGTTTTGCCAAGAATCCCCGTACTCGTCAATGAGCTGGATATTTGTGGCTGGCGTAGGACATCGGGAGCATGAGCCTTTTGAGCAGAACTATGCAGAGTCTGACTTCCAAACAGTGACGCTGAAACTTGATTGGAGAGCTGCCCCAAACCAACCAATGACTGGCTAGTGACTGGCTCCTGCTTACTTGCTATCATCTTCTTAGAAGCCTGTAACCATGTTATTGAATAAATAAAATGATAGGCTAATCCATCCAGCATCCCATTTAGCACAATCTAAACAGCTTTTTTTTGGAGGTCAGAACAGTCAATTCATATTTCACATGGTATCTTTTGTAGTAAGATTTAGAAAACAACCACCTTACAACTTGTGGATTTAAGTATATTATAATTTATAAAAGACATAATATACATTAAGTACATTAAGTTCAAATTATCACATAAGTATACAAATTTTGGAAAAGATACCAACTTATAAATTAACTCCAGGTTAATCACAATCATATCATCTTATAATAGAATACCAGCTACTTGAAAATAATTGATATCAGAATATAATAGTCACCTGTTAGACCAGTTTGTTACACTGCATttcaataaaatttaaaataatagGCAAAACTCAAGGGAAAAATCTGTTAAAAGGATATCAATAGAAacttccatttagaaatcagtaaATAACTGAAATTAACTTTTAGTAAGAAAGTAATGGAAATGACATAGATGAGGAAATAGTCATACATCAGTCACTATTACAATGATGATAGAAAAAAACTCAAAGGGTTGAAGAGCCTATTCATGATCCTAGGTTTCTAAAAAGACTTAATGTAGCATTAGAAGATTATACATTATTGACTAGATTcacaaaataagaaaaaaattaaaCTATGATTCAAAAGAAAAAGTATTGCAATTGtgggaaatctgaaaaaaaaaacataaaatgcaggttgggcagcatctttaGAGAGTGAAAAGTGGCATTAATATTCAAAGTTGATGAGATTTATCAGGTTTAAAAAGCTTTTGACTTGAAGTGTTAACTTTAACttctctctccagagatgctaTCTTACCTGAATTTTGTACATGAAAAATTGAAGTGTTTTGTTTTATATTGCATTACAATGTACATGCAGGACAAAATAGAAAAACCTATTAAGAACAATGTTTACACTAAGTTTATCATATCCATGCAGTTTAATTAAATATTTCATTTCAAAATGTTTCAGCTTACATTCATTTTGAGTTACAAAACTATTTAAAGAAAAACtcaatttctctctctttgcagttTTAAGGTTATACAATACATAAGTTTTTCACCAATACAGtacattattattactatttttcaaCATTTTGCAAATTAAAATACAATAGGCCATATAATTCAAAATGTTCTTCTCTCTTCTTAAATATTTATCATTGATAAATTTAGTGCATTCATCACCTACTTGTGAACAAAGGAATTGCTGCTGATTGCTGGGTTGTGTGACTGTCATCTCCGCCCGGCTGAATGTGACCTGCCGCGAAGGTTGCATTAAGTTGGCATTTTGGTGATAAGGATTGGTAATCCGGAAAATATGATTCATGCCCATTTGTTGCTGGCACTGCTGAGGCTGCTGTTGTGCAGACTGTACAGTTACAGGCGATTGTTCACCCTGGCAAACCACTACAAGGTTACTACCAGAACTTGCTTGTGTATGGTCATCattgtttgctgatgatactgtaGGCTGCACTGTAGACACATAGCTGTAGCTCATGGAACTAGGTGCGATTGAAACAGTCAGCTGATTTTGGAATGGCCTGCCTCGAACTGCATTCTGCCCAGATTGCTTAAATATTCCTGTATTAATGCTTGAGCCAACAGTGGGTTGTACACCTTGACAGGTTGGAAGATTAAACATCTGCGAAGCCTGTTGAAGTGGAACCTGACCAGTAACTAGCTGGGATGAGCCATGATTTGATAACAGCTGTCCTGAAGAATTAACTACCTGCTCCATACTGCCCTGACCAGAGGTCAACTGTCCAGCAGAGTTCTGATTTAAGAACTGTCCTGAAAAAGACTGTGTAGCCAACATTGTACCTGAAGAATTGCGATTAGTTATAACACATTCTGATGCTACTTGACTGGAGACCAACTGTGTGGGTACTGTTTGATTTTGAATAATCTGTCCGTTTGCAGTCTGAAGGTGCTGAACAGTTGAATTCATATTCAATGCTAGACTGGTAGGAATGAAAAACTGGCTCTGCGATGCCAGGGGATCATGTTGCCCAAGAGGGGGTCGAATTATGATACTGCTTCCAGTTTGATTTAAAACTTGTGGTCTACCCGATTTTCTAGGtacttgttgttttgcaacattaACACCCATTGGTGAGCCTATTACTGCATTTTGAGATGAGTTCGTAGAACTAAAAGGGAGGTTATGTTGCATTTGCTGCTGCTGTAACGATACTTCATTTTGGATTTTGAATGCCGTCTGCAATTCCAAATTGTTTATATTGTAAACAGTCTGTTGCTGATTGATCTGAGCAGGTTTCGGTTGAATACTGAGTGAAATTTTAGGCTGGTTTGGTACAGGACTTCTTTGAAGAATAATATTATGCAAAGGCAGTGCTGTTGGAATATTAGTACCACTAAAATGAACAGACATAGGTTGTGGGACCTGGCCAATATTAGAGGCCCCATaataagtgtttccattaagtgcCGTTACTCGCCTCTGCAGCAACAATCCACTGGTTTCATTTAAACCGGATGGGTTCAAAGACATGGGTTGATGGTTGGGAAGGGAGGGCATATTGTAATTGCCTACAGTCACTGAGTTTAGAGCAGGTAGctgtccattgtcctttgaaaTAAACTGAGACCCTTCAAGCTGATTGAAAGTCATTACAGGTTGCTGAGTATCTAATGAACCAATCAGCTGGACTGGTCCAATTCCACCACCTGGGTTGTTACTGGGTACATGTTGAATGGCAACACTGTTGATGCCCATTTGTTGAAAAAAGCCAGGCTGTACATTAGTTTCATTATTTACAAAAGGAGTTCGCAAAACTTGCTGCAAAATGGGTGACGGTGTTACATTCATCTGCTGTTGTGTCAAGCCCCTTACAGATGATATGCCAGAAGACAGTTGAGAAACCTGAGAAAAAGATGTAGGATGAATCTGAGGTTGTGGAAACTCCTGTGTAGAAGTAATACCAGCTGCCAGATCTGCTTCCTCCTGTAAGGTTTGTTGAGTAATATTGGCCTCCTGAAGAGACTTCTGCAGAATATCAAAAGGCTGGTCCCCATTTAGATTTGAAAGAGGAGAAGAGGTATCCAGCTCTTCCAAAACATTAAGACTACTTGCTAACTGTAGTCTTGAGTTGGATTCTTCATCAATATGGTTGTGTGTATCTTTCGTAGAAGAGGTAGGATCAGCATCCTGAAAAATACAAATTAGAACATCATGCAATCATGCAGGTGAAATTTGGGTTGAAATAAATATTTGGGTTATTCTTAATTTTGGTAATTGAATTTTGTACTGAATTAAAAGCAGTTAAAAATAATTGTCAGTAGTAAGAGCTGCTATTCTAGAGACTTTACGCAACAAAATCAGATTCTCAGCTACTTGTGGCCAGAAGCAAGTATCTGCCAGTATCTGTCCCAGACAGAAGGGATGGTATAACTACATAATACTGGGGGGGGGTAGATGATTCCAATAAAATACCTTAGTAATATCTATTTGCAACCAAAACAGTGGAGGGAGAATATATGAGGAAACTGTGTATGTTTATTAGTTAGGGATCTATCCAAGCAGGTTCCCAAGGTCAGACTCCACAACTTGGAACCTAATCAATGTAAGAATGAAGCAGGCTACAGAAGTGCTgtgatgttcttgccatcaatAGAGCACAAGCATATTGATGAAAAGCCATGGCACAATGAAAAGCTAGATCCCACTGTGCAAATGCTGGCTTATCCATATGTCAATATGTTAGATGCAGAGAAGACCGAGAAAGAAAATTAAAGACCAGAAatttcaatgattcaagaatctACTTTCAAATTTTTTTCAGTATTATGTCACATAtataacttaaattcctgggccatgtcatcagaaagggagaaatagaatgccttacattacaaggccgtatgcctgggaaacgccaaagaagaaaatatatggacactgtgaaagaactaacaggtctaagtgtgcgagatatcattgacgctgtaTGGGATCGTTCAATGTGGAAAGCCAtaatcgcccaagcgtgtaacgcgcaaggcacgAATTACAAATAAAAGTGCAACTGCACAATCTAATTTTGACACAATGACTAACCCTGCCATCAGAAAGTACAACTGTCTTTACCACTGCAATGAATTCTAAAGCCAAAGGTGCAATCAGGGTAGGTTGTTTCAGTATGTGAGAAGAAAATATAACATTTCAAATCAATCAATTTCTTTTGAGCagttatggatttattaagttcTCAAAGGAACTTAGTCATGTCAGCTCTTAACTAGTGAGTGCCAGTAAGCCAAAATGAGAGCACATTTAGTAAATTTCTGTGGCAACATAAGAACTTCCCAAGTAGATTCTGGAAGTGAGATTACACTTTTGGGTTGTTTAACTCATTGAAATTGAATTTAGGATAGACTGAAAACAGAGAAGAAATATTTTGTTTCTACATTCCAAAGTCCTGCAGTGCGGTCAGAAAACATCTTTCCTTTCTAATCCTAACCTGAAAACAGAGCCTCAACAACACTAATGCCCTTTAAGCTTCACCCATTCATATACTATTactatatttttgttttattatctgttaatattattgtgttaatattattttacgtGCTGCATGtaatatatgtactgtgttttgcaccttgatcccagaggaacattgttttcttTAGCTATATAAATGtttacagttgaatgacaataaacttgaatttgaacttaaaCTTGATCACCTCAAATTATGAGGTACAGAAATTCAATCAGTTACATGCTTAAACATTCCACCATACTTCAAGCCCCTGACAGGTAGATAGAAACCATAGTTGAACTATTCTTGATTTGGGTATAAAAGAAAATGTTCGGTAGCTATTCACTAATAAACTTCTGTTCTCACAATAACATTACCTTTTCTTAGAGTATTTATTTTAGTCTCTTACCCATAAGTTTTGTACTATCTTACCTCTAACCTCATCAATTTATTGGTAGCTGAGGTGAGCCTGTGATCCACTTATCTTCATAAAATATGTGTTCATTTTGCAGCAATATATCTGAATGCTTTTGCTGCTATTTAAATTGAGTTGTCTTTGTTTCAGTTGTTAAATTAAAAGGCTGCATCAGAGCCCACATAAACCCAAAGGGCAGAATGGCACTGTGTTGCAATAACTAAAAGTTCAACTGGTGCCATAGACatgggagttccaggattttgaccctTTATTAATGAAGACACCAGATATTCTATTATTTTGCTGGCAAGATTTTTCTCATAAACAGCAAATTGCTGATTTTTTTATATTTCCTTAGGAATTtccgaagatttggcatgacatctaaaacaagtttctatagatgtgtagtggagagtatgttgactgccTGCAtcccagcctggtatggaaacacaactgcccttgaatagaaaaccctacaaaaagtagtggatacagcccagtccgtcacaagCCCTCTCCACTATTGAGGGCATCTACACAAAATGTTGTCTCAGGAAAGCAACAACCATCATctgggactcccaccacccaggacatgctctcttctcgctgctgccattgggaagaaggtaaaggagccttacgactcacaccaccaggttcaagaacaattattaaccctcaaccatcaggcacttgaaccaaaggtgataacttcactcgacTTCACTTGCCCCTTTGTTAAAACGTTCTTACAACCTGCAGACCCACTTTGAAGGAGTCCTCATCACATGttcttcatatttattgcttatttctttatcaatactatttctttcttttttgtatttgcgcagttgtcttttgcacatagtTGAACACCCAAGTCGGTGAGGTCCTTCATTTGACTCTATTATAGTTATTACGTATTGAGTaagctcacaagaaaatgaatctcagggttgtgtatggtgacatatacttactgtgataataaatttacttcaaactttgaaaatGAAACAGCAGAATATCTCATAGTAAAAGGGCATTTAATTCAACATGCCAGTTGCAGTTCTTCCAACAGATGACCAAGCACTCCCACAATCCAGCTCATTTTTCATTACTATGATTTCTTTATTTATAGTATCGTGGGTATCTCTGGCAAGACAAAAATTTAATGTCTATCCCTCTTTTCATTCAAGAAGGGAACAGTGAACCTCCCAAAGTCTAGATGTTTACAAGTAATCCCCACAAGAGCTATGTGATGGGAATTTCCAGAACTTCTACCTAGGAACAGACAAGGGACTGCAATATCTGTCCAATTAACAATGATGTATGATATGGGAGGAATTTGGAGACAGTGACGTTCCCTTGCACCTCTGGGCCTTTACTTTCTTTGAGCAGGGCGCAAATTTTGAGAACTGCTGTTGATGAAGTTGGTGCAGCACATCCTGTAGATGCCCTAGGACTCATTACCAGTTAAGCAGTAGGCTTTGCCCTGATAGTATCGGTGTTTCTGAGTACTATTGGAGCTGTTCTCCATTACATAAGTAGATAACAGTACCTCATACTACTACAGATGGTAAAAGGGCTTTGAAGAAATGGAGCTGTATTATTCACAAGAAAATAACAGCTTCTGACCTGCTCTTGCAGCCATATTATTTGTAATAGGCCCCATTAAGATGCAGATCTCAAAATAATGGCGGTTCAGAACAGAATATCTTTTTATGGATATGGTGAATGTCCAGCAAGTGTATGGCATGAATGCTATTTGGCACTTATTTGCCATAATCTTTGGTACGTTTCTTACCATAGCCTAGCTCAAATTGCTTCATTTTGAAGAGTTAGAAATGAAATTGGACAATGTACAATCATTGGCAATTTTCCCTATATTTGATCTTGTGGTGGAGGAAAGATTGCTGATAAAGATGGGACTCCAGAGCAGTTTATTGAGAAACTATTTGGCAATGCCTCAAGACTGAGATGATTAGCTTTCAAAATCCCTGAAAATTTCTTTCTTCCAACTGTGATTTCAGTCAGTGGAAGgctgtctccatctcctctccactCATTACCTACCACAAACCACAAATTTCATTTTACCTGGGCTTCTTTAGGTAAGGCAAATGCACCCCTTGTGCAAAGAGCAATCACTCTCACTTCCATTCTAGAATCCACTGTTTGTCCAAGACCCTAATGAGGCCAAAGCTGCGTTGTCCTAGTAGAATCCAAATTGGGCCTCAGTAAGCAGCTGACTGGAAAGTGCCAACTGAAAGCAATATTGACAACCTTTCCGTCATTTTGCTGATGACAGGGAGCACAGTAATGCAGTGTTAATTGTCTGATTCAGTTTGTCCTTTTTCTACAAAGATTGGGTTGAAGGCAGTATTGTATTTGTACTGGAAGAGTATAACAAACTTAATTCTGGAGCACAAGTTTGGAATGCTGTCACAGCCCAAAGCCTCTCCTGTATCCAGTGCCCTCAAACATTTCTTGATATTAAAAGAGCTGAAAACTAGTTGGCTTGTGTGATGATAGGGCTCTCAGGAGGAGGCCACGATGGATCATCCAATTGGCATATCTAGCTGAAGACGGCTGCAAATACTTCAGCCCTGCCTTTTAAACTCACATGCTGGGATCTGCCATCGTTGAGGATCAGCATGTCCATGGAGCCTCCTCCTCCTGTTGATGGTTTAACAGCCCTTCACCATTCATTCATGAGTGGATATGACGTAACTGCAGAACTTTAATCTCATCCATTGGTGTGGGGATTTTAGCTCTCTCTATAACATGCTGTCTCCGCTGCTTGGCATGCATGTGGCCCTGTGTTGTAGTTCACCTGGTTGGCACAGTAAAAGTTAGCAAATTTAATATTTTTGTCTTCATAATGCTGTAAATACTTAGTTTATTGGAGAAGGCAAATATATGgatgaaagttttttttaaattcatttacAATTCATTTATTCCTCTTCTGGTCTCTATTTTTGGTAGCTAATGCTCATTGGCCATTTCTGATTGGAGATTTTTTGAACTTGTTAATTGGTAGTTTTCATGCTTCCCTTGTTAAATGCTGACCACCAAGTTTTGTAACTatttcaatgttcaaaataaaCACATAATTTAattcataaatacaagagattccgttgacctgatgaagggtctcagcccaaaacggcgactgtttattcccctccacagatgttgcctgacctgctaagttcctgcagcactttgaGTGTGTTCAAGTAATTTAATTCAATCATATACACAGTATTATGAAAAGCTGCATTTTGTTATATTTGTCTGTTACCTTAACTCAATAGGAAAATAAGGCAAAGGCAAGTCTCTTTTCTAAGCAGTGTTAAATTTAGTGCACACTGTTTATAATACTTCGCACATCTATAATGCTCCTCATTTATGTTTCCCACATGGTGAACAGATGTTTCTGAACCACCTGTTACAGAATAACCGaactattttttaaatattgAACTGGTTCACTTATCTAACCAAATACCATCCTACTTTATCTCCTTAGACAGAGGATCTCTGCCCGGCCCAAAACAACACAAATTCTGTTTGCTATGTCAGAAATATATTTTAATGTCCACAGTATCTCAGTGATAGTTGGAATGATACTCAAGTTAAAATAAAAGCCTGTGTTGCTATATGTTCCATCATTTGGATGCGATAATACAATGAAGACCCATTTACACTGAAAAACAGACAATCATCCAATCTAAAAGGCTGAGGAGCCATTCCTATATTCTGACCAGCATTTAATCCTCCATTAATATAACTAAATGTATCAATTATTGTATTTTTTCCTATATTTTATGGGAACAGGCTATGCACAACTTGGTTGCAATGTTTCCCTATAATGACTGATGGTACTTCAATGTAGATACTTGGCAAAATATCTACATTGAAGTACCTTTTTTACTATTTTCTTGGAGATAACCAAAGAAACTGTGCGCCTCCTTAAGACTTAATGAACCTTACCCTACTGCAAAGATAACTTCTCGACTTAATGTTTGAATTTGAGTGATACTCCATAACTCATGGTCAATATTTGCATTATTTAAGGAAGATGTCTTTTTATATTAACATATTAATTATAATATCTTGTGTTGGTTGGTCACTGAAGTTGTACAGCAATTTATTTAAAAATGTTTCATCAAGGAGATTATATTCAGAAAACTAAAATACTGTGGATTCCGGTTAAGTGGGCCATAAGTTAAATGTTGGATGTAATCCTAACCATATTGTGGCACAGCTTCCAATATTTATAGGAATCACCTTGCAATCAAATAATAAGGACAACCTAGGGGACACTAAAatatcttgaggaaaattagagctgttggggaggatttaaactaatctggcagggggatCAGAACCGGagcgatagggctgaggatgggataGTTGGTAAAcgagtagatgtagtgtgtagtgagactgtgaggaagaataggcagatgataggggaaaattgcagtctgtgggatgagctgaagtgtaacatgggagcaTAATCAAAAAGGGCGATAAATctaagactgaaggtgttatatttgaatgtatgcagtatatggaataaggtagataatcttgtagcacaattagagattggtaggtatgactctgtgggcatcactgagttgcacctgaaagaaaatcatagcttaatatccaaggatacacatcgtatcaaaaggacaggcaggcagacataaggcatggggtggttctgttggttaaagatgaaatcaaatccttagaaaaaggtgacagagggtcagaagatacagaatccttgtgggtagagttaagaaagcACAAGGGTAAACAGACCCTGATGAAAGTTATATACAGCCCTtcgaatagtagccaggatgcgaagcacaaattacaacaggagatagaaaaggcaagtaaaaagggcaatgttatgatcgtTCTGGGTGATTTCAATAAGCAGGTAGATTTGGATCCTAAGAGATAGAATTTGTGGGGTacctataagatggctttttagagcagctcgtggttgggCCCAGTATGGGAAAACAATTATGCATTACGTGTTGTGCaacgaaccagatttgattagggagtataaggtaaaggaactcttaggagacagtgaacATAACATAGCATAATAGAATTTGAAAGGAAGAACCTAAAATCAGATGCATCAGTGTTATACtggtgtaaagggaattacagaggcatgagagaggagctggccaaagctgatttgaaggggacactagcaagaaTGACGGCAGAATAGCAATcattggaatttctgggagcaactcggaaggcacagggtagatacatcccaaagatgaagaagtactcTAAATGGAGGATGTTGCAACCACAGCTGATAAAGAAAATGGAAGACCGCACAAAAGCAGAAGATAAAGCATATAATACAGCAGACATTAGTGAGAAattaagaggattgggaagcttttaaaaacctacagaaggcCACTGAAAAAGCCATAAACagagaaaagaagaaatatgaaggtaaaataGTCAATTCTAtaaaaggggataccaaaagtttctccagatatATAGAGTACAAGAAAGGCAGGTAGATTTTGGACTGCTTTAAACTGACACTGGAGAGCCAGCAATGGGGGCTAAAGAAAaggcagacaaacttaataaatattttgtatcagtcttcactgtggaagacactagaagtatgccagaaattcaagagtgtcagcgAACAGAGTGAGTATAGTTcttattattaaggagaaggtgcttccgAAGCTGAAAGATTTGAATAGATACGTCACCTGGACCAATGGGATACACCACAAggatctgaaagaagtagctgaacagattgtggaggcattaataatgatctttcaagaatcaccaggttctggaatggttctggatggctggaaaattgcaaatgtcactccactctttaaggaagggAGGTAGAAggaagttagcctgacttcagtggttgggaagaagttggagtccattattaaagatgaggtttcaggattcTTGGAGGTACattataaaataggccaaaatcagcatgacaTAGCtttagaattttttgagaaaatagtaagcaggatagatgaaggagagtcagtggatgttgtgtatttagatTGTCAAAAGGCCTccgacaaggtgccacgcatgaggctgcataacaagctaacagccaaacacgagaaaatctgtagatgctgaaaatcaaagcaacacttccagcatctgcagattttctcttgtgattTGAATACTACACTGCGAAGTCTCTTTCAGGAATCCCTACCCTGAAGAAATTTAAATCCTCCCTTCAACAGGAGTTCAGTAaagccctctctcactgctctccctctgtgatctctgctgacCTCCGACTCTTCAACTATGCGCTCACCCAGACAGCTATCTATCACAATTGCTCGAACTTCTAGTAATTGCCCCCCCCCAAgaacattccccattcctatttccctctctcaccttacctgctcatcacttccctctagtggtcctccccattccctttcctgcatggccttctgtcctctcctatcagattccccttcaccagccagccctttatctctttcatcaatcgaccgcagctctttacttcacccctcctccccagtttcacctattacctaccatcttgtacttcttcctcctctccccccaccttcttactctgactcctcatctcttttttccagtcctcattaagggcctcggcctgaaatgtcgactgtttactcttttccatagaagctgcctggcttgctgagttccgccagcattttgtgtgtgttgctaagatgctattacaggaaagatacaagcatggatagaagattggctaactggcaggaggcaaagagtaggaataaagggaatcATTTTAATGGTTCCTGGTGACTAGCGGCATTCCACAGGAGTCAGGGCGGGACCCATTTCTTTTCACATTTCATCAATGATttgatgacggaattgatggctttgtggctaagtttgcaaacAAAATgaagaaaggtggggggaaggtag from Mobula birostris isolate sMobBir1 chromosome 8, sMobBir1.hap1, whole genome shotgun sequence harbors:
- the LOC140201250 gene encoding BRD4-interacting chromatin-remodeling complex-associated protein-like isoform X3, encoding MDMLILNDGRSQHDADPTSSTKDTHNHIDEESNSRLQLASSLNVLEELDTSSPLSNLNGDQPFDILQKSLQEANITQQTLQEEADLAAGITSTQEFPQPQIHPTSFSQVSQLSSGISSVRGLTQQQMNVTPSPILQQVLRTPFVNNETNVQPGFFQQMGINSVAIQHVPSNNPGGGIGPVQLIGSLDTQQPVMTFNQLEGSQFISKDNGQLPALNSVTVGNYNMPSLPNHQPMSLNPSGLNETSGLLLQRRVTALNGNTYYGASNIGQVPQPMSVHFSGTNIPTALPLHNIILQRSPVPNQPKISLSIQPKPAQINQQQTVYNINNLELQTAFKIQNEVSLQQQQMQHNLPFSSTNSSQNAVIGSPMGVNVAKQQVPRKSGRPQVLNQTGSSIIIRPPLGQHDPLASQSQFFIPTSLALNMNSTVQHLQTANGQIIQNQTVPTQLVSSQVASECVITNRNSSGTMLATQSFSGQFLNQNSAGQLTSGQGSMEQVVNSSGQLLSNHGSSQLVTGQVPLQQASQMFNLPTCQGVQPTVGSSINTGIFKQSGQNAVRGRPFQNQLTVSIAPSSMSYSYVSTVQPTVSSANNDDHTQASSGSNLVVVCQGEQSPVTVQSAQQQPQQCQQQMGMNHIFRITNPYHQNANLMQPSRQVTFSRAEMTVTQPSNQQQFLCSQASKKMIASKQEPVTSQSLVGLGQLSNQVSASLFGSQTLHSSAQKAHAPDVLRQPQISSSLTSTGILGKTTCMAMQISDGQLHKAASTLQQHMGQLHSLQDKILGQPEMQKISQFEGQIVGQKRPASMQLTKESLILQQLREEQRNVLQPDYKTPFRSKEDAMQRLLPYHVFQGKLPSQEEFQKVDNEFEDVSVQLLKRTQMMLSKYRKLLLEDAVRVNPSAEMVMIERMFNQDEKISLIQDKRFSLEDSDGYLAKFCCSSSACVKSVAETQQLTTNMMPHKSSSSHSRQPTPVNATINQKNEPSKQVHLASSVADGVKNSSIDSLCIAKSYSSSKELKLTIKPETTYRGGTQSKSSEIQKWSGTGKEGGKNNAGSTADSVEVQSTKVCEPVVGTNQICDREENKFNTEKKHSNSCDKVTVESLMKEGENPVINKINNSIKLEHDEGDSQLPWHDPSQDKSAKNSKQQEFTCVQVKDGKEAQCDTSLHEHLESAINSILDLQQAQKPSDNVTIKNSSPEAETPHFSALAPVENYVEKCIPDHNEGIRETDSILEAAVNSILEC